Proteins encoded within one genomic window of Setaria italica strain Yugu1 chromosome IV, Setaria_italica_v2.0, whole genome shotgun sequence:
- the LOC101754728 gene encoding F-box protein CPR30, with translation MESTEGPRKRQQVASASASASPYIPDDLVRRILLRLPSRSVLRCRAVCKGLAPDCLRPEFAPEHHRLQPALLLVSFLRGAASSSKAVADVDAGTDPMDRCIEAFDLRADEFRPTVRFADTGGRFHIHGSCDGLLLLSFEDRFYVCNPATQQWTRLPAPLRSSLFAGFYRHEPTGEYRALFYQGNWTSWRPWSTDYYILVPDSRKGRGIGLPSEKVGYEFRGAPLGPPVLAHGSLHWMPRQKQGCAIMVFDTVTEVITFVDPPVIREHMSLLEVDGELAMFSCGGRVTMVELWVLRDYANDVWVCEHRVRLPEVEVSTFVFDESWRVFFMSEEGVVVVTPEQKLLHYDMNGTLRESFPCNGRNLKITPYTLKESLVRHAFFERQDNGGDCDDEPPPPFFSGL, from the coding sequence ATGGAGAGCACGGAGGGGCCGAGGAAGAGGCAGCAAgtcgcctcggcctcggcctccgctTCCCCGTACATCCCCGACGACCTCGTCCGGCgcatcctcctccgcctgccTTCCCGCTCCGtcctccgctgccgcgccgtCTGCAAAGGCCTGGCTCCGGATTGTCTCCGACCCGAATTCGCGCCCGAGCACCACCGCCTCCAGCCGGCTCTGCtgctcgtttccttcctccgcggcgccgccagcagcagcaaggcGGTGGCGGACGTGGACGCGGGCACGGACCCCATGGACCGCTGCATCGAGGCCTTCGACCTCCGCGCCGACGAGTTCCGCCCCACCGTCCGGTTCGCCGACACCGGCGGCCGGTTCCACATCCACGGCTCCTgcgacggcctcctcctcctcagcttcGAGGACCGCTTCTACGTCTGCAACCCGGCCACCCAGCAGTGGACGCGCCTCCCGGCGCCCCTCCGCTCCTCGTTGTTCGCCGGGTTCTACCGCCACGAGCCCACCGGCGAGTACCGCGCCCTCTTCTACCAGGGCAACTGGACCAGCTGGCGGCCCTGGTCGACGGACTACTACATCCTGGTGCCGGATTccaggaagggaaggggaatCGGCCTCCCGTCGGAGAAAGTCGGGTACGAGTTCCGGGGAGCGCCGCTCGGCCCGCCGGTCCTGGCCCACGGCAGCCTCCACTGGATGCCGCGGCAGAAGCAAGGCTGCGCGATAATGGTGTTCGACACGGTCACCGAGGTGATCACGTTCGTGGACCCTCCTGTGATACGGGAGCACATGTCGCTGCTCGAGGTGGACGGCGAGCTCGCCATGTTCAGCTGCGGCGGGCGGGTCACCATGGTCGAGCTCTGGGTCCTGCGGGATTATGCGAATGACGTTTGGGTCTGCGAGCACCGGGTCCGGCTGCCGGAGGTGGAGGTCAGCACCTTCGTCTTCGACGAGTCCTGGCGCGTGTTCTTCATGTCGGAGGAGGGGGTTGTGGTTGTCACCCCAGAGCAGAAGCTGCTGCACTACGACATGAACGGGACTCTGCGGGAAAGTTTCCCTTGCAACGGCCGCAATCTCAAGATTACTCCGTATACACTCAAGGAGAGCCTGGTTCGGCATGCATTCTTTGAGAGACAGGACAATGGCGGTGATTGTGATGACGAGCCACCACCGCCTTTCTTCAGCGGGCTTTAG
- the LOC101755136 gene encoding uncharacterized protein LOC101755136 gives MGPVLLGPPIIRGARPATDTDAPASHPFLDLLDAGFNDDAPDAAKAPRKAFTENGSATYAGSGNPCLDLFFQVVPGTPAYRVRDLVAAAWARDPLTALKLVANLRGVRGTGKSDRDGFYAAALWVHERHPRTLACNVPALAEFGYLKDFPELLYRLLHGADVRAVAKARADAEKGRRAVKVRLARFAIRRQRVLEFRAATTVPRPRGPTLSDYVTAALSKTKTKTKKAKRSRKAAAVAPVDTEEAMEVEQKPEATEVAEKLEAMEVDQKAAPQPPQEEVPATKKKVISKKVRKAAKLAVQSLETYYGDRAYRFLFDCIAEFFADLLASDLKQLAPGGKKRKIGLAAKWCPTPGSSFDRSTLLCEAVSRRLFPRDSNPDYADLSEEHYSYQVLHRLRREVLVPLRKVLELPEVYMSAQRWSDLPYTRVASVAMRRYKALFKKHDEARFGKYLEDVAAGKAKIAAGALLPHEIAAAAYAGLKDDVSELQWRRMVDDLREKGSLSNCIAVCDVSGSMTGTPMEVCVALGLLISELSEKPWAGRVITFSERPEIHEIKGDTLQEKLSFVRTMEWGCSTNFQGVFDRILSTAVDARLAREKMIRTVFVFSDMEFNEASAYSRWETDYEAICRKFQEAGYGDVVPQIVFWNLRDSLSTPVTSTQPGVAMVSGFSKNLVKLFLENDGVVNPEAVMEAAIAGKEYQKLAVFD, from the coding sequence ATGGGCCCCGTCCTCCTCGGTCCTCCCATCATCCGCGGCGCTCGCCCGGCCACCGACACCGACGCCCCCGCCTCCCACCCCTTCCTCGACCTCCTCGACGCCGGCTTCAACGACGACGCGCCGGACGCCGCCAAGGCGCCGCGCAAAGCCTTCACCGAGAACGGCTCCGCCACCTACGCCGGCTCCGGGAACCCCTGCCTGGATCTCTTCTTCCAGGTGGTTCCCGGCACGCCGGCCTACCGCGTGCGGgatctcgtcgccgccgcctgggcgCGCGACCCGCTCACGGCGCTCAAGCTCGTCGCCAACCTCCGCGGCGTGCGCGGCACGGGCAAGTCGGACCGCGACGGGTTCTACGCCGCCGCGCTCTGGGTGCACGAGCGCCACCCGCGCACGCTCGCCTGCAACGTCCCCGCGCTCGCCGAGTTCGGCTACCTCAAGGACTTCCCCGAGCTGCTCTACCGCCTCCTCCACGGCGCCGACGTCCGCGCCGTCGCCAAGGCCAGGGCCGACGCCGAGAAGGGGCGCCGGGCCGTCAAGGTTCGCCTCGCGCGTTTCGCCATCCGGAGGCAGCGTGTCCTCGAGttccgcgccgccaccacggTCCCGCGACCGCGAGGCCCCACGCTCTCCGACTACGTGACCGCCGCGCTCTCCAAGACCAAGACCAAGACCAAGAAGGCCAAGCGGAGCAGGAAGGCGGCAGCCGTGGCCCCGGTGGACACGGAGGAGGCGATGGAGGTGGAGCAGAAACCCGAGGcgacggaggtggcggagaaGCTTGAGGCGATGGAGGTGGATCAGAAGGCGGCACCACAGCCACCGCAGGAGGAGGTGCCCGcgacgaagaagaaggtcaTCTCCAAAAAGGTGCGGAAGGCGGCCAAGCTGGCCGTGCAGTCGCTGGAGACGTACTACGGCGACCGCGCCTACCGCTTCCTGTTCGACTGCATCGCCGAGTTCTTTGCCGACCTCCTCGCCTCCGACCTCAAGCAGCTCGCCCCTGGcggcaagaagaggaagatcgGGCTCGCCGCCAAGTGGTGCCCCACGCCGGGCTCGTCGTTCGACCGGTCGACGCTGCTCTGCGAGGCCGTCTCCCGCCGCCTCTTCCCGCGCGACTCCAACCCGGACTACGCCGACCTGTCGGAGGAGCACTACTCCTACCAGgtgctccaccgcctccgccgcgaggTGCTGGTGCCGCTGCGCAAGGTCCTCGAGCTCCCTGAGGTGTACATGAGCGCCCAGCGGTGGTCCGACCTGCCCTACACCCGCGTGGCCTCGGTGGCTATGAGGCGCTACAAGGCCCTGTTCAAGAAGCACGACGAGGCGCGCTTCGGCAAGTACCTCGAGGACGTGGCGGCGGGCAAGGCCAAGATCGCGGCGGGAGCGCTGCTGCCCCACGAGATCGCGGCCGCGGCCTACGCCGGCCTGAAGGACGACGTGTCGGAGCTGCAGTGGCGCCGCATGGTCGACGACCTCCGCGAGAAGGGCTCGCTGAGCAACTGCATCGCCGTCTGCGACGTGTCCGGGAGCATGACCGGCACGCCCATGGAGGTGTGCGTCGCGCTGGGCTTGCTCATCTCGGAGCTCAGCGAGAAGCCATGGGCGGGCCGGGTGATCACGTTCAGCGAGAGACCGGAGATCCACGAGATCAAAGGCGACACCCTCCAGGAGAAGCTGAGCTTCGTTCGAACAATGGAATGGGGTTGTAGCACCAACTTCCAGGGGGTGTTCGACAGGATCCTCAGCACGGCGGTGGACGCCCGGCTGGCACGGGAGAAGATGATCAGGACCGTGTTCGTGTTCAGCGACATGGAGTTCAACGAGGCGTCGGCTTACAGCAGGTGGGAGACGGACTACGAGGCCATCTGCCGCAAGTTCCAGGAAGCCGGGTACGGCGACGTGGTGCCACAGATCGTGTTCTGGAACCTGCGGGACTCGCTATCCACGCCCGTGACATCGACGCAGCCAGGGGTCGCGATGGTGAGCGGCTTCTCGAAGAACTTGGTTAAGCTGTTCTTGGAGAACGATGGCGTGGTGAACCCGGAGGCTGTCATGGAGGCAGCGATCGCCGGCAAGGAGTACCAGAAGCTTGCCGTGTTTGATTGA